The DNA region AGAGGTTAGAAGATTCCAAAACTAGCACCAAATGTAGAACAACGAGCTAAATGCAcgtgatttcaattcaaaaaaCTTACTCAAATTCAATTTCAGTTTGCTTTAGAACAAGTTTAGACCCTAACCCCTAACATGAAGTCCAAATTCAAATTGTTATCCCCGAGGTCTTTGATTTTGTTCTCCCTCTATTGTTTGCGATGTCCAAGAGTCACAAAATCATGATGAGTTGAAAAAGATGGAGTGTGGGAAATGGTAGGGGGCGGCAACGCGTTCCTCACTTCTTCCTCATCGTCAATCTGCTCTTCCTCTTGTTGTTCTCTTCCACAGTTCCTTTCTCATGACAACAAACCTTGAGTTTTCTCTTATTCTTATTCTTCCTCTCTGTTGGATTGTGGTTTGGAGTAATGTTTTGGAAAGTTTGGAGTTTTGTGGTTGACAAGGAAGAGAGGTGGTGGTTTAAATGGTACTACTATTTTTCGATGatctaaataaaataaaataaaatataaaaacttttcttttctgaatttaaatttaaatttaaattcatattatatatttatatcattacaaaatataaaaaaaaaacttaaatatgtTCGAAGTCCCTATAaataattttccgatgtacaaaaaaaaaagtccctATAAATAGGTAAAACACCTTTTCAATCCATCAATCCTGGACTGAGGGAGTTTTTAGTAGAGTTAACACCCATGACTAAGGTGTGACCACGAGCTAAGGGACTTTTGCAGAGTCATGCCTGTTACCGAGGTAAGCCATAAGGCTTGAGTAGTATCTCCAAGCTGCCTtcaattttgttgattttgttgacTGTAATTAGCTTAGTCCCAAACTCTAAGTTTGAGATAGGCGTTTGCTAATGAGATTTTGGTGAAGTATGGTTTGCTCCTAAACAGTTCTTCAAGCCTCCATCTATGAATTTCTTGTGTTCTTCAAAGTCCATTCATTTTGATCcattctaaaaataaaataaaaagaactaGTTGTTGAGGAATGGGGAGAGGGAAATTTTTTATATGAGATGTCACTCTGAAAATTATGGTCTATTTGTTTCGGTTGAAAATAGATGGTCTGTTTTTAAATACTAACCAAACACATTTATAAGTCTTATAAAAAAATGACATTCCCaggatttttcttttttgtaaaTACCCACCATATATTAATCAAATGGGTAAAGAAGCCAAAACATCATAATCTTTAAAGTAAGTCGCGGCTAACAGAACCTCCTCCACCCACACATAATCGTCAAAGCTGGAGGCATTCCGAGCCAAAAAAACAGCCACGAAATTCCTCGAATGTCtaacaaaagaaaatacaacTGAATCAAAATGCGAAATAAGCCTATGGCAATCACTTACAATAGAATATGAATAATTACTCCCCTCAGCGCCTCTCCTCCAAGCTTGGTATATTCCCAAGAATATTATTTCTGAGAATGTGTTTCTCAACCTTTTAACAAACACCCTTAAAGTTTAAGGTAAAATTGTACCGTTTAAATAGGGGTGGCAATATGGGCCTAGCCCGCTCTACTGCAGTTTTGGGTGGGCTGGAAAATGTAGCCCCCGTAAAACCCGCCCCATTCTTTCCCGCAATTTAACGGGCTGAGGGTGGGTTAGGCCGCGGGTTCTAtctctttttttcataaaaaattgcTGGGAGTGGTTTGGGCTGCTAAATAATTGTGATACTAACGTGTTTTATTTGAAAGGGACAAGAGTGGGTTTGCATGTTTCTTTAGTTTAGTTTAGTAAAAGATTGGGTATAATCATTTGTATAGTGTTACATTCATGTAGTTGTTACATTCATGTAGTGTATGTTTACTTTCTTAGTCTGCAAATGGATATTGCATTGCTTGCAATATTTcagatttttttaccaaaaatttgttttttatttctcttatATAGTGGCCCATGGGCGGGACAGGATTTAGAGCGCACTTTTTTTGGCGGGTTAGCCCAACCCATCCCGTTTGTGTTTAAATTTCTTGGTAGTCTTCGGTATTAACTCACCCAACaagaattaataaataattctaaCACAAGAACCACATGAAAGAAAAACACAATTCCCATAGACATGATTTTCCCTTCTTCTAACGGAAATTTGATTAGCtataggagaaaaaaaaaacagaatttaGCTTTTTGGATTGTTccttaaaaaaagtaaaaattggTTTAATAAATCTAGTATAATTCACCGGCaattattttggaaaaaaacaaactttttttttgaaccaggaaaaaaacaaacttgGAGTAAGAGAACTAGAGAAAGTAAGCTTATGAATTCCAATTGACTTAAATAATATTACTTGATTTCGATATCATCTTTTCACAATATATATTAAACCATGGCGCTCATTAGAAGACGCCAAATAATGTTTTTAACATGCCCTCCAACTCAATGTCTCATAAATGAAAGGGCAACTTCAGGTTGCCTACATAAAACTTAGTGAATATAAAGCCATTCACCAATGCCTTCAGAACTAGTTGAAAAGCTCTCCAACTTCCTTCTTCATTATTCCCTTAATCTGTATAGTAATTATGACAAAAAAATATGACAATGCTATGTTAAACATGGATGATCAAAcatgaaaactaaaaaaagaaCAGGACAATGCTAGAATTGAAGAGAATAGTACCTGCTTAGCTGAAAGTCCAATATCCTTTAAATCATCAAGCTGTTATTGTGTCAAATATATAAACACATAGAATCAGTAACTAATTATGGTAGAGGAAAAAAACAGTACAAAATTTGATTAGAACGTAGTTCATACACTCTTAAATGGTTCTGGAGAGTCTTCTCGCAGCTCAAGTATGAAGGTTGCTCTCTTCTCTCCAATTCCCTTCAGTTTTTTCAAGTCTTCCCTATGAagtcagaaaataaaaaatttcagaaAGTGAACAAGTGAGCATTCTCAAAGAAGGTACGAAATGCCGAGTCATTCAATGGTTGAAGCACAATTTCAGTTATTGTTTATCATATGAACATTTAATGAATTTTGATCATAATGATGATATACTTTTAATTTACTGTGCAACAAGTTTTTATTTGGGTATGCACTTTTTATTCAAATTAAACATGCATCGCgtcaatgtaccaaaaaaataaaaaacatgcaTTACTTACTTCTCAGCTGTGTTCAAAAACCTAAGGTATTCCTGGACAAGAGAGTTCTGCAATTAAAAGAAATTGTTTGTTAAAAAACCCGAACTAcacataataatttttttttggtaatagGATCAAACCTTCATTCCAGAACCACGCATGCTGAATGTTTCCCAAGGACTTTTGGAATTCATCACATTATAATTAAAGCTCATATTCTGTTCAATTACAGGAGTTTTTGGTTCTTGAATATCAGCAGACATCTGATCTTCAACTGAAATACATTCCTTCTCCAGTATCTGTGTGCACAACGGAGTTGACGTATAAAGCATTTTGAGACTGTTGGAAAGTTCTCGCAGTTGAGAACTAATGGGTGGTGAACTGTCTCCATTTGCCACTAGGCTTCTGTTCTCCTTGTTTATGTTATCACCTGTAATAACAAAAGACAAATATGTTGATATGCATCATATGATTAGTCGAACAAATTATCTATCAAAAACTTCATTCAAATTTTACCTTCCTGAACTATTGACAATGCTTTAGAGTAAGTTCCAGCATCAGAGGTATGTGTCTCTTGATGATCCTACAGAAACATACATGAAAAATATTGAgtgttttctatattttttttttggaaaaccaaAAGGAAAGAGAACACAGTACGGGCAAGCCCATAACTAGAGTCACTTACAAACCAAAAGAGCAACAAAACAAGAAAGAGCAACAGAATTCAGAAAGACTAagggaaaaaacaaaaacagcaaGCTTACAACTGCAATAGCTCCTAAAAatgcagaaaaaaaaacacaatacagTAAAACAGCAACAGATGAGGCGTAATACAGCTTCGCTAAAACAGCTCCTTAAAGCCAAATGAAACAGTTATATTCCTATATGAACCATGCTAACATTTTGTTGGCAAAGAGGTGTTATGTTTTACAAAAGCCAAACTGAGAAcagaaaaggaagaaaacagAACTTTTGACAACATTAATAAAATTACCATTTCATTTTCCACTGGGGAATCAGATTCCACTTCACTGCTTGCGTTCAAACATGAGTTATCCTGCATAGAGTACAGTTATTAGTTCAAAGATGTCAGGTTTCAACTTTGTAAATATTTATGGTTGAGAGAAGGTCTCCTGAATAAATACAAATTCTAAAAGATCCGGTCATTACATTATTACTATCATCTGAAAATGAGTTATCCTGCATAACACATTTGTCAAACTCCACAACAGAGCTGAGTTCGACTGGATCTCCAGCTTCTAATAATGAATTCTCCTGCATTAGATGTACCAATTGATGCATTGAGCCTTCCAATTTGTCTTTCAATAACAGCATAAGAAACTAATAAAAGATGCATATTACCAATAAAAGCTCTGGTGCTTTGGTAACATGGGCAGTGGAAACTTCCTgcaaaagaagaaaacttgTCCATTAATGAAACCTCAGGCAAGGAATAGTTAGACACCTTTGTTATCTACCTCCATTGCGCTAAATTAATCAATAAGAAACAAATTCTTGAAATTCTTTACATTTTCCTGTATTAAAATGAGTAAATACTTGGTAAAGCTGATCTAGTATTTATTCAATATTTAATTCCTCAGAGGAAAAAATTCCCTAATAGAACAGATATACATTATTGAGGGAGATATAGTTCTGATTTGTTTATCAACCTGACACATGGCTTCCAACTTTTAGCACAAGTTAGGCCAGACTAGTACTTATCCTCTTAGCTACATATTTTTTCTTGCCAACCCTCCCTTGGACTAAACAAAGAGAGTTGTTCCTTACATGTTCTTTTTTAAACAGACAGAAGAAAATATAGTACAAGGTAGAAGGAAAAAGATCTATACCTTCTCAACTTTAGTAGAAGAATGACTGATTTCATCAAACAATTtcctttaataaaaaaaaataaaaataaaaatcaatgtCATTTAAATAGATAACAGTATGAAGCAATATACAATTTAACTTAATAAAGTATGTTCACTACAAACcttcctttcactgcagacttcAAACCAACAGTagctttcttttcatttatttgAGATCTGGAAATTTTCTTTGCTGTTGCAGAAACACTTTTGGCTAGCTGGTTCTTATGAGAAGTCACCATTTGTTTTGCGGAACTTCCAGTTTTTGTTGCAGAAACACTTTTGAGCATCTGGTTCTTACGAGAAGTCACCACTTGCTTTGCTGAAGTTCCAGTTTTCATTGTGGAACCTAAGGGTGTTTGGTTCTTTTGAGAAGTCACCACTTGCTTTGCTGAAGCTCCAGTTTTCATTGTGGGACCTAAGGGTGTCTGGTTTTTATGAGTAGTCACCACTTCCTTTGCTGAAGTTCCAGTTTTCATTGTGGAACCTAAGGGTGTCGGGTTCTTATGAGTAGTCACCACTTCCTTTGCTGAAGTTCCAGTTTTCATTGTGGAACCTAAGGGTGTCGGGTTCTTATGAGTAGTCACCACTTCCTTTGCTGAAGTTCCAGTTTTCATTGTGGAACCTAAGGGTGTCTGGTTCTTATGAGTAGTCACCACTTGCTTTGTTGAAGTTTCAGTTTTCATTGTGGAACCTAAGGGTGTCTGTTGGATCCATTGACATGACCGTGATGCTAAGCTTATCATGTAAATAGAGTCTTGGCAGAATGATGGGCTCTAAAATTTTAGAAAAGAACCAAGTCAAAATTAAATTACTAATGCAAAGAATGTGAAAGGAATATTTGAACTTAAAGCAGTCATTTACCAAGCAGGAAACCAACAGAATTTTGCCCGTCCCCCTCAAACAATCCTGCAACATGCGTGTCAGTTTGCTTTCTCGATAGGGAACACGACTTTCATTTGTGCTCAAAGCATGACAAACATTCATAACAGCATAAATTGACTTGTTAATATTGTTAGTCTCAGCCAACCCAGAGATGTCACTACTTTTCTTTCTAGCATCTTCATAACCTGGTAACAAAAGTATGAAACCGTTAgtctaaatttaaaatatttcacgACGAGCcagccaaaacaaaaaaaatataactggACATCTTTTACTTGACCTGCCATATCCACAAAATTCATTTTGCTCACAAGACCTTCTATGCTTTCATTCTGGGAAAAGACATACACAATTAATCCCATGTGGCTTCTACGAGCATACTCATACCCTTTCTTGGGGGCAGCCTTCAGTGCAGAGCATACAGTGCAATACAAATTCTGAAACTCTGCAATTGATTTTACAGGATTCTGCAAACAAAAGTGCATCACAAAGTCCCATATTACTTGTCTAGTGTCCATCCCTCTATCTATGAAAATTTCATGTTTTTTAGTTTCATAAACTGAGAATGACAAATAGTTTTTTACCTGAGTAAGTCCTTTAAACTGAATTCTTCCACGACCTTCAAATATCGAAATTGGTGGTTGTTCTGGGTTTATTAAATCAATAGCATGATCCTGATGATCAACCTCATAGAAAGAAACAGCTATAGATTTCCCATTTTTCTCAGCGATTGAAAGAAACTCAACCATAGCCAACACAGCCAGACCCGGAGTTTCAGTAGAGCCCTTCAAAAATAAAAGGATAATAATCAGCATAAAAACATGATTTCATACAAAACAATCAACATAGTTCACAAACTATCTCTTCCCTCCCAACAGAATTTCAAGCATTTAGTTGAGTCAAACCTGAATTAGGTGGGTCTTTCCACTCCCTCTAGCTCCATGAGCAATAACAGTACTGCTATGACCTTCAAAAACTGCTGAAACAAGAGGCTTCACCTCCCTTGTATATATCATTTCATTATCTTCATGTTCCTTATAGCAATAATCCACCGAATATCGACTGCACAATGAAAATTAAGTAGACTAATAACCATCACCCCGCTAAAACAATATGTATAACAAGAATCCGGGCAAAAAAATCCATGGCTTAGTAGCTAGCTTACTACCTAGCAACAAGTTATCATCAAATATAGACCTACAGCAGAATTATCCATGATGATTTATTAAAACAAAGGAGTAAATAAAATCCAACCTTTCCAAACccccaaaaatgtgaaattTCAAGATGTACAGAACaccctaaatccctaatttaATCCTCCATTAGGTTTTGATAACAGATTTTTCCTTCCTAAGAACTAGGGCTGCATTCATATGAAATTTCCACTACAACAACAGTATATAACTTAATTCTTCGCTACTGAGATGAATTAGCATTACAATTGAGCTATGGCTCGTGAAAATTCAAATTCCGTTtacacaaaacccaaaattaaGAACCTCAAAGAAACGGACCGTACCTAGAAGACTGTTTTCCGAAGGAGATGGTGACATCCTCCGACGATTCCCGGTTCACGGATACCCAATCCACTGCTCCGGAATTCGCATCAGGACTCGAAAAACCCCGAATTTTGGCGACGACACGAACCTTCCGATGATCGAATTGGGTCGAAGCCATTGAGGTGAAGCCTTCAGTTTCGATCTGGAAATTCGAAATACGAGAGAACGACGAAGGCGAAGAAGAATCAAGAGAGAGAAGTGaagtgaagaagaaaaaggaaaagcaGAATGGCCAGATGATGAATATCTCCTAGCCGTTAGAACACGACGCGATATTTCAAAACCTTTCCGCTAACGCTCCttatttgttattattatttttctttgtttgaaatggaaattttgttttataaaaccCTTCTAAGACACGCTATCTTCTCCAAATTAAAataggcttaattacaactttggtccccgatgtttaccaatgccacgattttggtcccccacctaatttaattacatggatggtccccggcgttgtaggtcgtgtgcaacgttagtcctaccgtttatttcttaatggaggaggcttacgtggacgtctagttggagagaaaaaagagatctgagaagagagggaagcacatgagtatcacgtgaactcacgtgaaccttatatgaactcattatacctaaatctgaaaccctagggatctaaatcgcgttaccttcttcgttccagggaggtcaggggtttgggtataatgggttcagataagggtcacgtgatactcacgtgcttccctctctcctcatacctcatttctctctctaactggacgtccacgtaaacctcctccattaagaaataaacggtaggactaacgttgcacacgacctacaacgtcggggaccatccatgtaattaaactaggtgggggaccaaaatcgtggcattggtaaacgtcggggaccaaagttgcaagaGTTTTAACAGCTCCTCTATTAATCTCACACCCTCCTTTTTGCACTAAAATGACTCAACTACCCTtacaatttaattttatttcaaacATATCTCTTTTCCTAgcttatcaccatcatcatctttgtTTGTCGCATCACCCTTCACCTTCACACTCATCTTATGATTTTTTTCGCTGCTACGTTTCACACTTAATATGTGTGAAAACATTTCACATTTTGTAAGTGTGAGCTGAGGTATGTCcattctctcttcatcttcttcctttcgttttgtatttcacattcttgagtgtgaaatgaaaattttaaaaataaaatattaaaaattgaaaataaaattctcaacagtTGGTtcattcacactcttgagtgtgaaattaaatcgtgtttcacactcttgagtgtgaatcACAAGTGTTTTACAGAAGGTCAAGCTCAAGTTTCCTAGACACAGAACCGGAACAGTTTCACacccttgagtgtgaaattaaATTGTGTCTCACACTCTTGAATATGCATTACAAGTGATTTACAAAAGGTCAAGATCTAGTTTCTTGGACATCAAAGCAACTAGGCATCAATtccacactcttgagtgtgaaatttaattGTGTTTCACACTCTTAAGTCtgaaatgaaaattttaaaaaataaaatatttaaaattgaaaataaaaatttcaaccGTTGGTCcattcacactcttgagtgtgaaactaAATTGTGTTTCACACCCTTGAGTGCGAAACACAATTGTATGAATCGAGATATGTTCATTCTCTCTTCACCGTCGAAGAGGGTGAGAGGGAAGTTAATCCATTGCGGGTGGCAGTAGACAAAaccaagtggtgtgagtatcatCGCTCGGCGGGCCACGACATCGGTGACTGCTTTACGTTGAAAAGTGAGATTGAGAGGCTGATCAGGGCGGGACGCTCGCAAATGAATGATCGCAGCGATCGCTGGCAGGGCGAGCGCCAACAGGGGAATCACTACAAGGGCAACAGCCAGCAGGATGATCGCAGGCGGGATGACCGTCGCCAGACACCAACAGCGGACAAGAATGAGACATTGGCGACAAGGAAGAAAGGAGCcgaagaaaccttcaacaagTATCTCGAACTGCCGGTTGGGACGATCAATACAATTGCAAGGGGCTTCGGTGGAGGCAGCAACACACAAGCCGCGAGACACAGGCATGTTAGGGCGGTGAGTTCAGTACAAGAGATTTCAATTCCATTTGGCTTTCAACACCTGGACATAGTGATATCATCGGCGGACTTTGAAGGAATTAAGATACTTAAGGACGATCCCGTGGTGGTAATGGTAAGGATCAACAATTACAAtgtgtgaagagtgcttttagATCGGAGTAGTTCtgcggatatcatctatggagacgcaTTTGATAAATTGGGGTTAACAGATCAAGACCTGATGCCATATTCCGGGACTTTGGTAGGCTTTTCGGGGGAACAGGTCTGGGTGCGCGGCTACTTGGATTTGGACACATTTTTTGGCGTTGATGAGGACGCAAAGCTCTTGCGCGTAAGGTATTTGGTTTTGCAGGTAGTGGCGTCGTACAATGTCTTCATTGATCGGAACACGCTGAACCTCCTCTGCGTAGTGATATCAACAGCCCACCTGGCGGTGAAATACCCGCTGACCTGCGGGAAGGTAGGAAAGATCGCGGTAGATCAACGGCGGGCGAAGGAATGTTACAACAACTGCAGGAGCTTATATCGGAAGAAGGGAGCTGGCGCCAGTCATAGAGGTCACGAGATTGAGATTTTGGAAGGCGATCAGGATCAACGGAGCGTCCAGGGCCAGGGTCAGAGCGGCGCGAGAAGACAGGGACGGTGGATCAGTGAAAGGTGTGGGGGACCAAGAAGGAACAAATCAGGAAAGGCTAGATGGCAGGTCAAGGAAAGATGGGCAATTTACTGATTCTCATGCTGAGGAGCGATGGGCAAACTTGATTGGGAACCTGGAAATGTATAAATTCAGTAGGGGAGTACTGGCGATTGAGCCCAAGCTCACAGTTGATCAGGAAAGGCGCTTGGAGAAGTTGGTAGAAgccaattttgacctcttcaattGGAGTGAAAAGGACGCAGTATTCTGGAGGTTTCCCAGGTTCAAAAGGCCACCCCTTTTGGGCATGCGTCAGGAAGGAGGTGGAGAGAAGTGGGCAGTGCTACAGTGTGCGGTTCAGTTGAAGCTACAGCGAAGCCGTGGCGAGTAAAGAAAATTGGGAAAAGTTGATCAATCCCAAGGCGAGCCGAAGACTGAAGAGGAACGATGCCAAGCGCGTCGCCGCAAGAACAAAGGAAAAGAGAAGGTGGAGTGTTGGAAACCAGTGGGGACCGCAAATTTCAAACCTTCAAAGGAGGCCCGGTACGTCAAGCGAGGGAACAAGCTAGGCAAGGGCCCATTCTACCACAGAGTGGCCGAGCGGGGCGATCGGCCTCGCAGAAGTGAAGAATGGGTGGCGAGCACGTCGGGGCTGAAAGACGAGGTGCTTGGTGTGGTACTCTAATCAGAAGGGACGACTACAGGAAAGGCAGAGCAAGCGCAGAGCAGGAGCAATGGCATGGCGGGAAGGAGCAAAAAATTAGgacaaaaaataaagatgtactctttttctccatcgcGAGAGTTtgttaatgaggcatccctcaataAATGTAAAAACTCTTTTTACGATCAAATATAAAatgatattctcagcaatactcctaactcacAACTGAATTGTAACAgttgctcggtgggaaaaattccctgatggtggcgatcccaacacgaccttgatgtctggggatcgctctgGAAAGTCCGGCGCAACCGTTGCTACCCGTCgacgacgtgtgcggataagattcttatcccaaaagcctccccgaaatatagGCGAGCATTTCTAACTAGGCTAAGCcttgggcaacccacatggccattgggacccaagccaCCATAAGCCCTTGCCAAGCAAAActggcaaggccacacctgatcttacgggaaaagcgtgtgaacaaagcctcgaTTCAAAACTgggcaaaagtcctagttaaaccggCACACCCTCAAAGTCGTTGAACGTAATCCAGACTTAAATTGAAAACAAATGCAGAATTGAACATGGCAAGACGATAAGAAAAAGAAGACAAAATGAGTCGCAACAAATTTTCGTTAGCAGCCAGCCTCGCCGGGCGGTCATAATTACAACAAGCGATAAGGGAAAATAAATACAAGTAGTCAGACTGAATTgatatcttctttttctctttcattttcagCAGCCAGGAAGTACTTCGCGTTAAAGCCTAGGGGGTCATTTGGGCCAACCTGACCCCCGCGAGTGACTCTCTTGAAGGCCCCCATCTCGCTAAGGTCCAACTATTTGTAGAGGTGCAAGACTTGGGCCTTCGCAAGAAAGAAGCCACGACCACGATCTTCCACGGCTTTAGCAATagcttcaatcttcagcctcgtTTCAAGGGCTTTGACATCGGAGGATACCTGGGCCTCCACCTCCGCGATAGCTTTGTTTTTAGCCTCTATCTGGGCTCTCGTTGTGTCGAGGGCCTCGCTCGACGACACTAGTTCGCCGCGCAGGAACGCAAGCTCTTTATCCTTGGCGATGCAAGCTTCCCTACCCGGATCGATCGCTTGGGCCCGAGCGTCCAACTCCTTCTGTATATCGTCAAGTTCATCTTCCAATTCTTCAACTCTCCCCTCGCAGGTGGACAAGTCAGACTCGCGTTCACACATTTCGATTCCCAATTTGTTCAGCTTGATCACCTTGTCCGCCACCTGGGCTAACAGTCTGTCACGCTCGCCATACGCTTCGAGCGTGGCAGTGCGGTTTCCCTCCGCTTTTTGGCAAAGCTCTTCAACCTCAGCGGCGGTAGTCAAATCTTTGGAGAACTTAGCGAACAGGCAGCCAGCGCGAAGAAGGCTCAAGACGGCTTCTTGAGCCACGCCATCAAGATCAGGATCTTCTGCCTTCTTCGAATTCCCAAAGAAAGGATCGGTCAACATAAAGTCGACAAGGGTAAGTTGGCGATCCACCGTGGGACCTTCTTTTTCCTCGGCGTCCAAGTGTTCGGGGGCGGGGAAAGAGTGACAAGGGGAAGGCGGGGGTGACGGCAGAATGACAGGAACCTGATCCTCATCATGACAGCTCATTGAACGAGCGGGGGAGGCCCGAGATGAGCTCACCCCAACTTGTTGAGTCGAATGTTCAGATATAGGGACTGGTTGAGGGGCGACGGTAGTGGTGCCCTCGGGTGCAGGTTGGCTGGCGTTGGTCTCCTCAGGGGCAGAAGGTGCATTCGCCCCGCCTTCAGGACTCGAGGAGCTCCCAGCAACCGGGGTCTTGGCGGGAAACGATGGTCTCGCCAGATTTGGgctttttggatttttttgttttctttttcgcCAAGGGGGCGACGGTCCTGTCTTCTCCATCCAATGCTGGTTCGCCAGATTCAACTTTTTTGGATTTTCGGGGTTTCTTCTTCGGTGGAAGGAGGACAGTCTCGCCGGCGGTGCTCGACGCTGGCTCACAGTCTCGCCAGCAGTGCCCGGCGCTGGCCCACCAGATAAAGTCTCTTTGGATTCCTTGGTTTTCTTTTTTGGTGAGGGGGCGACGGCCCCGTCGTCAGCGTCCGAAGCGGCGGCGCGTTTTCTCTTCCCCCCATCGGTGTTGAAAACGAGAGGAAATTTAATCACCTTGGCGGCAAGGGCATTTTTCAGTTCAGCCTTGGTGAACTTCATTTCCTCTAAGAACAAAAGGAGATATGCACAACAAGTGTTAGCAAGAGATACAGTAGAAAAAACATGACGGTGCGATGTAAAGAGGGGGTAGGCGGGGATTCAACCTAGGAGTGGACCAAGGGTGTTTTCGCGAGCGGCCTCCAGCAGTTGCGAGCACTCGAGAATGGGAAGCTTGGCAAAGAAGCTGAGGATGATTTTGTCTTCATCGCTCAGCGACGTGTCCGAGGGCGGCGGAACGACGCGGGGGGCTTTAGTCCAGTAAAAGGGAAACTGGGCAGTCCCATCCCGTAGAGTGAAAACTTCAGGGTATGTGTGATGCACAACCACAGGAAAGTACCGACGTCCGGGGCAACATCTTG from Lotus japonicus ecotype B-129 chromosome 2, LjGifu_v1.2 includes:
- the LOC130738240 gene encoding kinesin-like protein KIN-10C encodes the protein MASTQFDHRKVRVVAKIRGFSSPDANSGAVDWVSVNRESSEDVTISFGKQSSSRYSVDYCYKEHEDNEMIYTREVKPLVSAVFEGHSSTVIAHGARGSGKTHLIQGSTETPGLAVLAMVEFLSIAEKNGKSIAVSFYEVDHQDHAIDLINPEQPPISIFEGRGRIQFKGLTQNPVKSIAEFQNLYCTVCSALKAAPKKGYEYARRSHMGLIVYVFSQNESIEGLVSKMNFVDMAGYEDARKKSSDISGLAETNNINKSIYAVMNVCHALSTNESRVPYRESKLTRMLQDCLRGTGKILLVSCLSPSFCQDSIYMISLASRSCQWIQQTPLGSTMKTETSTKQVVTTHKNQTPLGSTMKTGTSAKEVVTTHKNPTPLGSTMKTGTSAKEVVTTHKNPTPLGSTMKTGTSAKEVVTTHKNQTPLGPTMKTGASAKQVVTSQKNQTPLGSTMKTGTSAKQVVTSRKNQMLKSVSATKTGSSAKQMVTSHKNQLAKSVSATAKKISRSQINEKKATVGLKSAVKGRKLFDEISHSSTKVEKEVSTAHVTKAPELLLENSLLEAGDPVELSSVVEFDKCVMQDNSFSDDSNNDNSCLNASSEVESDSPVENEMDHQETHTSDAGTYSKALSIVQEGDNINKENRSLVANGDSSPPISSQLRELSNSLKMLYTSTPLCTQILEKECISVEDQMSADIQEPKTPVIEQNMSFNYNVMNSKSPWETFSMRGSGMKNSLVQEYLRFLNTAEKEDLKKLKGIGEKRATFILELREDSPEPFKSLDDLKDIGLSAKQIKGIMKKEVGELFN